One Thermosphaera aggregans DNA segment encodes these proteins:
- a CDS encoding carboxymuconolactone decarboxylase family protein — protein sequence MLSTYQNSELEKLKEKLNEMLALSEELQLFMKFVETAESSRALDKKTKELISLAIGVVIRCEPCIMWHMEECYKAGASFEEVLDALKTAVVMGGGPALAYGVKAYELAKKYYGK from the coding sequence GTGTTGAGCACGTATCAGAATTCTGAGCTTGAAAAGCTTAAGGAGAAGCTTAACGAAATGCTAGCCCTCTCCGAGGAGCTCCAGCTGTTCATGAAGTTCGTTGAGACAGCTGAATCAAGCAGGGCGCTTGACAAGAAGACGAAAGAGCTGATCTCGCTCGCCATAGGAGTAGTCATCAGGTGCGAGCCATGCATCATGTGGCACATGGAGGAGTGTTACAAGGCTGGTGCAAGCTTTGAGGAAGTGCTGGATGCTTTGAAAACAGCAGTGGTCATGGGGGGCGGCCCGGCGTTAGCTTATGGTGTTAAAGCCTACGAGCTCGCGAAGAAATACTACGGTAAATAG
- a CDS encoding aminoacyl-tRNA deacylase, producing the protein MSLRGGTESLRRLLEEKGVWHRLYEFPEHTATVEAAVKQLGVDPGRIVKTLVLVDEEGKPLAAIIPGNKRLSLDKLSSITGRKLRLARAREVEKATGYPVGAVPPVGHGLKTYVDREVLNRETVIGGGGSTHSLLELKTRDLLALTQPVVSDIAE; encoded by the coding sequence ATGAGCCTGCGAGGGGGTACTGAGAGTTTGAGAAGGCTCCTGGAGGAGAAAGGCGTCTGGCACAGGCTGTACGAGTTCCCAGAGCATACTGCAACGGTTGAGGCAGCTGTCAAGCAGCTGGGCGTGGATCCTGGCAGGATTGTTAAAACGCTCGTGCTGGTTGACGAGGAGGGTAAGCCCCTGGCGGCAATCATCCCTGGTAATAAGAGGTTGAGCCTGGACAAGCTTTCAAGCATTACTGGTAGAAAGCTCAGGCTGGCCAGGGCGAGAGAGGTTGAAAAGGCGACGGGATACCCTGTTGGAGCGGTCCCGCCTGTTGGACATGGTTTGAAAACCTATGTCGACAGGGAGGTGTTGAACAGGGAGACGGTGATCGGGGGCGGTGGTAGCACTCACTCCCTTCTAGAGTTGAAGACCAGGGATTTACTGGCTCTAACCCAGCCCGTCGTCTCCGATATTGCCGAGTAG
- a CDS encoding winged helix-turn-helix domain-containing protein — protein sequence MDSSSEDLSGTALRIYVYLLESREPRGVRDVARALNIPVSSVFYHLKRLEELGVITRAREGYVIAKAIPLEGYVILWRRLIPRLLIYSMFFLGIAIGQSYLIVAARRASPESIVALITSIAAFTILLVEGLIMRHRLRAG from the coding sequence ATGGATTCTAGTAGCGAGGACTTGAGCGGCACAGCGCTGAGAATATATGTTTACCTTCTAGAGTCGCGGGAGCCCAGGGGTGTCAGGGATGTTGCGAGAGCTCTTAACATACCTGTCAGCAGCGTCTTCTACCATTTGAAAAGGCTTGAGGAACTGGGCGTGATCACCCGGGCCCGCGAGGGCTACGTGATCGCTAAGGCAATACCCCTGGAAGGCTATGTTATCCTCTGGAGAAGGCTCATCCCCAGGCTACTCATATATTCAATGTTCTTCCTAGGCATTGCCATAGGGCAGTCATACTTGATTGTTGCGGCCCGGAGGGCGAGCCCTGAAAGCATTGTAGCGTTGATCACGAGCATAGCGGCTTTCACAATCCTCCTTGTCGAAGGATTAATCATGAGGCACAGGCTCAGGGCTGGTTAA
- a CDS encoding beta-propeller domain-containing protein, translating into MFKPWSYQAVSINGKQVVDLRKHVFITLALAAVLIGASIPPLMTGFLSQGGFTTTTTQIPGGAPPTYNLEGLKKFSNYGELAEFLQKASIVNKWYPGPLYGPLIAMREESGGGAGSQPASKTNVQVEGVDEPDIVKTNGELVVVASGNKVFVVSTLEKAVESVIAFETGVRGLFLYKEKLVVLAESYGYYYEGVETVQYLAPPIGAPKLIVHFYNLTNPENPVLLGKVSVTGYMLSSRLLDSYLYLVANTYIHEPIIPYVNEKPVPLETLAAVDQHPDAYAVILVVDLEELAYATYTFLIRSGGWLYMSLSNLYIACEKPLWLAEAYAMVLEAIAEHMPPEQKGEVLNLLNQGLVDRAYEKVNKYLSGLSDNARRRLLDEAVSRVNAEPRRDETTFYVFTVNGLSISLKGSFTIPGLLLDQFAMEEAGEFFITATTEANYTVTADFLPVVYTIYYENQGITESSFKNTTGALYVGWSNTMMGNSVFIVDLNSLSVVGSLRNLAPGERIYSARLIGRIFFLVTFRQVDPLFAIDVSDPGNPSVIGFLEIPGFSEYLHPLSHDRLLGIGVEDGWLKISLFNVTDPVNMSEIFKINLPSTWSQALYDHHAVTVHPERQLVLIPFASYGGGGMSSGALVIKYNSDELRVDAVLQHQSCVRTVYVGGELYTISPGLIKVFSLETYEELLEIPLQG; encoded by the coding sequence GTGTTCAAACCATGGAGTTATCAAGCCGTAAGCATTAATGGTAAACAGGTGGTTGATTTGAGAAAACATGTTTTCATAACCCTTGCGCTCGCAGCAGTGTTGATCGGTGCTTCCATACCCCCGTTGATGACAGGATTCCTAAGCCAAGGGGGTTTCACCACAACTACGACTCAAATCCCAGGTGGAGCACCCCCTACATACAATCTCGAAGGCTTGAAAAAGTTCAGCAACTACGGCGAGCTGGCAGAGTTCTTGCAGAAGGCTTCAATTGTGAACAAGTGGTACCCGGGGCCGCTTTACGGGCCGCTAATAGCGATGAGAGAGGAGTCGGGCGGTGGTGCGGGGTCCCAGCCTGCTTCTAAAACCAACGTGCAGGTTGAAGGGGTTGACGAGCCTGATATTGTAAAAACCAACGGGGAGCTCGTGGTTGTTGCCTCAGGGAACAAGGTTTTCGTAGTAAGCACTTTGGAAAAGGCTGTCGAGTCTGTGATCGCTTTTGAGACAGGCGTTAGGGGATTGTTCCTTTACAAGGAGAAGCTTGTTGTTCTCGCCGAATCCTACGGATACTACTACGAGGGCGTGGAAACGGTTCAGTATTTAGCACCGCCTATTGGAGCACCCAAGCTGATTGTTCACTTCTACAACCTCACAAACCCTGAAAACCCCGTGCTTCTCGGGAAGGTTTCCGTGACAGGGTACATGCTTAGCTCAAGGCTTCTCGACAGCTACTTGTACCTTGTAGCGAACACCTACATACACGAGCCCATCATCCCCTACGTTAACGAGAAGCCCGTGCCTCTTGAAACCCTTGCAGCAGTGGATCAGCATCCTGACGCTTACGCTGTAATACTCGTAGTCGATCTCGAGGAGCTTGCCTACGCAACCTACACCTTCCTTATTAGGAGCGGCGGCTGGCTTTACATGTCTCTCAGCAATCTCTACATCGCCTGCGAGAAGCCATTATGGCTTGCTGAGGCCTACGCCATGGTGCTTGAAGCAATCGCTGAGCACATGCCTCCTGAGCAGAAGGGCGAGGTTTTAAACCTGCTGAACCAGGGATTGGTGGATAGGGCTTACGAGAAGGTTAACAAGTACTTGTCAGGCTTAAGCGATAACGCTAGGAGGAGGCTTCTCGACGAGGCTGTCTCCAGGGTTAACGCGGAGCCTAGGAGAGATGAGACAACGTTCTATGTTTTCACCGTTAACGGTCTCTCAATAAGCTTGAAAGGATCCTTCACTATTCCAGGATTACTGCTAGACCAGTTCGCCATGGAGGAGGCTGGAGAATTCTTCATCACCGCTACAACGGAGGCCAATTACACGGTTACGGCTGACTTCCTCCCCGTTGTATACACAATATACTATGAGAACCAGGGGATAACTGAATCCTCGTTTAAAAACACGACAGGCGCCCTCTACGTAGGCTGGAGCAACACTATGATGGGCAACAGCGTGTTCATCGTAGACTTGAACAGCCTCAGCGTGGTTGGATCCCTGAGAAATCTAGCCCCCGGTGAAAGAATATACTCTGCAAGACTGATCGGTAGAATCTTCTTCCTCGTAACCTTCAGGCAGGTAGACCCGTTGTTCGCAATAGATGTTTCAGACCCGGGCAACCCATCCGTTATAGGCTTCCTTGAAATACCCGGGTTCAGCGAATACCTCCACCCGTTAAGCCATGACAGGCTCCTTGGCATAGGGGTTGAGGATGGGTGGCTTAAAATATCGCTGTTCAACGTAACAGACCCTGTTAACATGAGCGAGATATTCAAGATCAACCTGCCGTCGACGTGGTCCCAAGCCCTATACGACCACCACGCTGTCACCGTGCACCCTGAGAGACAGCTTGTTTTAATACCCTTCGCAAGCTACGGCGGGGGCGGCATGTCAAGCGGGGCGCTCGTGATCAAGTATAACAGTGATGAGTTAAGGGTTGACGCCGTACTGCAGCACCAGTCCTGCGTCCGCACAGTATACGTTGGCGGTGAGCTATACACTATCTCTCCCGGGCTGATCAAGGTGTTCAGCCTTGAAACCTACGAAGAGCTTTTAGAAATACCGCTTCAGGGTTAA
- a CDS encoding KEOPS complex subunit Pcc1: MAGFKAVVKASSGNPCFIASVYRMLHPDNATPPKGVVIEERVSGEGSSYELVFTAPGGLKELRTLKGGVDEVLKLLEVAEKLAMFK, translated from the coding sequence GTGGCGGGGTTTAAAGCGGTTGTTAAAGCATCATCAGGAAACCCGTGCTTCATCGCCTCGGTTTACAGGATGCTCCACCCGGATAACGCAACGCCTCCGAAAGGGGTTGTCATAGAGGAGAGGGTTAGCGGGGAAGGCTCCTCCTACGAGCTTGTTTTCACAGCCCCTGGGGGTTTGAAGGAGCTTAGGACTTTGAAGGGGGGTGTTGACGAGGTTTTGAAGCTACTGGAGGTTGCTGAGAAGCTGGCAATGTTTAAATAA
- a CDS encoding 30S ribosomal protein S3ae, which yields MPAKAKYTARDKWKMKKWYEVLAPKAFGEVSLGTTPADEPEKLIGRVVETTLYDLTGDISQVHVKLYFQIVSVEEGKAYTRFRGHELARDYMKSLIRRKSSKVQAILDVTTKDGYVMRLTIAALTSFRCKTSQRRAIRRIIKDYIASKTPELTMDELVNEILSGKISNEIAELARKIYPIRRVEVYKSKLIMIPTEEGPKPAVVVSPVQLKSK from the coding sequence ATGCCGGCTAAAGCCAAGTATACTGCGCGAGACAAGTGGAAGATGAAGAAATGGTATGAAGTGCTCGCGCCGAAAGCTTTCGGAGAGGTGTCGCTGGGCACTACCCCGGCGGATGAGCCCGAGAAGCTTATCGGCAGGGTTGTTGAGACAACCCTTTACGACTTAACAGGCGATATTTCCCAGGTACATGTCAAGCTGTACTTCCAGATCGTGAGCGTTGAGGAGGGTAAGGCGTACACCAGGTTCAGGGGGCATGAGCTGGCGAGAGACTATATGAAGAGCTTGATCAGGAGGAAGAGCAGCAAGGTCCAGGCAATACTCGACGTTACAACCAAGGATGGGTACGTAATGAGGCTCACCATAGCGGCCTTGACAAGCTTCAGGTGTAAGACAAGCCAGAGAAGAGCTATCAGGAGGATTATCAAGGACTACATTGCTTCCAAAACCCCGGAGCTCACTATGGATGAGCTGGTGAACGAGATACTGAGCGGTAAGATATCTAATGAAATAGCCGAGCTTGCTAGGAAGATATACCCTATCAGGCGTGTTGAAGTATACAAGTCTAAGCTCATAATGATCCCCACGGAGGAAGGGCCCAAGCCAGCCGTGGTTGTCTCCCCGGTTCAGTTGAAGTCTAAGTAG
- the glmU gene encoding bifunctional sugar-1-phosphate nucleotidylyltransferase/acetyltransferase, whose protein sequence is MKAVVLAAGNGVRLRPVTETRPKPLIPVLCKPVLGWHLEWLSRLNIDEVVLVVNYMKEMIMEYVSRFHRGLRVRYVVQDPPLGTGDAVVKALDHLPYGEDVLIVYSDVFMKDASVYRELASIKEPVILGAVVDKPEHYGVLELENGRLKRIVEKPPQPPSPIANAGVYKLNTKDIDEHKNVGVSVRGEVEFTDIVSNIARVKQVNVYTLPKGWWIDIGRPWHILEANKMALEDLKRSIKGVVEEPVRITGEVYVGEGSTVHSFSSLEGPVYIDSNVEVGPNARVRPFSVICSGSKVGFSVEVKESVLFENVRASHLAYIGDSVVCENVNLGAGTITANLRFDEKPVKMMVKDRLEDTGRVKLGAVIGGYVKTGVNVSIMPGVKIGSYSWILPGAVVHRDVPSKTTYPEQPRRL, encoded by the coding sequence ATGAAAGCCGTTGTCCTAGCCGCAGGTAACGGTGTACGCTTAAGACCTGTTACGGAGACGAGGCCTAAGCCGCTCATCCCAGTTCTCTGCAAGCCGGTTTTAGGCTGGCATCTCGAATGGCTGAGTCGTTTAAACATTGACGAGGTGGTATTGGTCGTAAACTATATGAAGGAGATGATCATGGAGTACGTGAGCAGGTTTCACAGGGGGCTCAGGGTCAGGTACGTGGTTCAGGACCCGCCGTTGGGCACTGGCGATGCCGTGGTCAAGGCACTGGACCACCTGCCGTACGGTGAGGACGTGCTCATAGTGTACTCGGATGTTTTCATGAAGGATGCGAGCGTTTACAGGGAGCTGGCCAGTATTAAAGAACCCGTCATCCTCGGAGCCGTTGTGGATAAGCCTGAACACTACGGGGTGCTCGAGCTAGAGAATGGGAGGTTGAAGAGGATTGTGGAGAAGCCACCGCAACCCCCCTCACCCATCGCTAACGCAGGGGTCTACAAGCTCAACACTAAGGATATTGACGAGCATAAGAACGTAGGGGTTAGCGTTAGAGGGGAGGTGGAGTTCACCGACATAGTTAGCAACATAGCCAGGGTGAAGCAGGTGAACGTGTACACGTTGCCTAAGGGGTGGTGGATAGATATAGGGAGGCCGTGGCACATACTGGAGGCTAATAAGATGGCTCTCGAAGACTTGAAGAGGAGTATTAAAGGAGTGGTGGAGGAGCCTGTCAGGATAACCGGGGAGGTGTACGTGGGAGAAGGCTCCACGGTCCACTCGTTCTCATCGCTGGAGGGGCCGGTTTACATAGACTCTAACGTGGAGGTGGGGCCGAACGCGAGGGTGAGGCCTTTCAGCGTTATATGCAGCGGCTCTAAAGTAGGGTTCAGCGTTGAAGTAAAGGAGAGCGTCTTGTTCGAGAACGTTAGAGCAAGCCACCTCGCTTACATAGGCGACAGCGTCGTATGCGAGAACGTCAACCTGGGGGCGGGCACGATCACTGCGAACCTCAGGTTTGACGAGAAGCCTGTTAAAATGATGGTGAAGGATAGGCTGGAGGATACGGGAAGGGTTAAGCTAGGGGCTGTCATCGGCGGGTATGTGAAAACAGGCGTTAACGTTTCAATAATGCCGGGGGTTAAGATAGGCTCGTACTCCTGGATCCTGCCGGGGGCTGTTGTCCACAGGGACGTGCCCTCGAAAACCACATACCCTGAGCAACCGCGCAGGTTATAA
- a CDS encoding DUF2095 family protein yields the protein MIHDIEEFRKKYPNLYKELVEDKGKSITVGFDPSSIDPWRGYVPGVVDYIRRCRSVEEALRVVDYLRERGEIGEKEASELKNILEEKGLGFFGGRKSDDYYYREASKYWESLRARRSDREGD from the coding sequence ATGATCCATGATATCGAAGAGTTCAGGAAGAAGTACCCGAACCTCTACAAGGAGCTCGTGGAGGATAAGGGGAAGAGCATAACAGTCGGCTTCGACCCCTCCAGCATAGATCCTTGGAGAGGCTATGTCCCAGGAGTTGTAGACTACATAAGAAGGTGTAGGAGTGTTGAGGAAGCCCTTCGAGTCGTCGACTACCTGAGGGAGCGTGGTGAGATCGGGGAGAAGGAGGCTTCAGAGCTGAAGAATATTCTAGAGGAGAAGGGACTCGGTTTCTTCGGCGGGAGAAAAAGCGACGACTACTACTACAGGGAGGCTTCAAAGTACTGGGAGAGCTTGAGGGCTAGGAGGAGCGATCGGGAAGGGGATTGA